A region of Saccopteryx leptura isolate mSacLep1 chromosome X, mSacLep1_pri_phased_curated, whole genome shotgun sequence DNA encodes the following proteins:
- the USP27X gene encoding ubiquitin carboxyl-terminal hydrolase 27, with protein sequence KSLLGPAATAAAPSLRPGGGQPKSAWPPRRHAQRPPEPSEQGEEPRPLEAEEVEEAEEVEEAETAETAETAAEKAERKVETEAKVEGKVDAAGKVDAAGKVDATGKVEAAGKVEAAGKVDAAGKVEPEEGPGRRVELKLEPEPERVQEAEQEPTGEPKQELENENPARSGGGDGKGDEVPPPTPPSDPPRPPDPSSRRSRAPRRRPRPRPQTRLRTPPQPRPRPPPRPRPRRGPGGGCLDVDFAVGPPGCSHVNSFKVGENWRQELRVIYQCFVWCRTPESRKSKAKSCICHVCGTHLNRLHSCLSCVFFGCFTEKHIQEHAETKQHNLAVDLYYGGIYCFMCKDYVYDRDIEQIAKEEQGEALKLQASTSTEVSHQQCSVPGLGEKYPTWETTKPELELLGHNPRRRRITSTFTIGLRGLINLGNTCFMNCIVQALTHTPILRDFFLSDRHRCEMPSPELCLVCEMSSLFRELYSGNPSPHVPYKLLHLVWIHARHLAGYRQQDAHEFLIAALDVLHRHCKGDDAGKAANNPNHCNCIIDQIFTGGLQSDVTCQACHGVSTTIDPCWDISLDLPGSCTSFWPMSPGRESNVNGESHIPGTTTLTDCLRRFTRPEHLGSSAKIKCGSCQSYQESTKQLTMNKLPVVACFHFKRFEHSAKQRRKITTYISFPLELDMTPFMASSKESRMNGQLQLPTSSGNDENKYSLFAVVNHQGTLESGHYTSFIRHHKDQWFKCDDAVITKASIKDVLDSEGYLLFYHKQVLEHESEKVKEMNTQAY encoded by the coding sequence AAGTCCCTTTTGGGTCCAGCTGCCACAGCCGCCGCGCCGTCCCTCAGGCCGGGCGGGGGACAGCCCAAGTCTGCGTGGCCCCCGCGCCGCCACGCCCAGCGGCCGCCTGAGCCCAGCGAGCAGGGGGAGGAGCCGCGGCCGCTGGAGgcggaggaggtagaagaggcggaggaggtagaagaggcgGAGACGGCCGAGACTGCCGAGACGGCAGCGGAGAAGGCggagaggaaggtggagacaGAGGCGAAGGTGGAAGGGAAGGTAGACGCGGCGGGGAAGGTAGACGCGGCGGGGAAGGTGGACGCCACCGGGAAGGTGGAGGCGGCAGGGAAGGTGGAGGCGGCAGGGAAGGTGGACGCCGCCGGGAAAGTGGAGCCGGAGGAGGGTCCGGGCCGCCGggttgagctcaagctggagccCGAACCCGAGCGGGTACAGGAGGCAGAGCAGGAGCCGACGGGAGAGCCGAAGCAGGAGCTGGAGAATGAGAACCCAGCGCGGAGCGGCGGTGGCGACGGCAAAGGCGACGaggtgcctccccccacccctccctccgaTCCCCCGCGGCCCCCCGATCCCTCTTCGCGGCGCAGTCGTGCCCCCCGTCGGCGACCCCGGCCACGGCCTCAGACCCGTCTCCGTACCCCACCGCAGCCTAGGCCACggcccccgccccggccccggccccggcgcGGCCCTGGGGGCGGATGCCTAGATGTGGATTTCGCTGTGGGTCCACCAGGCTGTTCCCACGTGAACAGCTTTAAGGTAGGAGAGAACTGGAGGCAGGAACTCCGGGTGATCTACCAGTGCTTCGTGTGGTGTAGAACCCCCGAGTCCAGGAAAAGCAAGGCAAAGTCTTGCATCTGCCATGTGTGTGGCACCCACCTGAACAGACTCCACTCTTGCCTTTCCTGTGTCTTCTTTGGCTGCTTCACCGAGAAACACATTCAGGAGCACGCTGAGACAAAACAGCACAACTTAGCTGTAGACCTTTACTATGGAGGTATATACTGCTTTATGTGCAAGGACTATGTCTATGACAGAGACATTGAGCAAATTGCCAAAGAAGAGCAAGGAGAAGCTTTGAAATTACAAGCCTCCACCTCAACCGAGGTTTCTCACCAGCAGTGTTCAGTGCCTGGCCTCGGTGAGAAATACCCAACCTGGGAGACAACCAAACCAGAGTTAGAACTGCTGGGACACAACCCGAGGAGAAGAAGAATCACTTCTACCTTTACCATCGGTTTAAGAGGACTAATCAATCTTGGAAACACGTGCTTTATGAACTGCATCGTCCAGGCTCTTACCCACACTCCGAtcttgagagatttcttcctctcTGACAGGCACAGATGTGAAATGCCAAGTCCAGAGTTGTGTCTGGTCTGTGAAATGTCTTCGCTTTTTCGGGAGTTGTATTCTGGAAATCCATCTCCTCATGTTCCCTATAAGTTACTGCACCTGGTGTGGATACACGCACGTCATTTAGCAGGGTACAGGCAACAGGATGCTCACGAGTTTCTCATTGCAGCGTTAGATGTCCTGCACCGGCACTGCAAAGGTGATGATGCCGGGAAGGCGGCCAACAATCCCAACCACTGTAACTGCATCATAGACCAAATCTTCACAGGTGGCCTGCAGTCTGATGTGACCTGTCAAGCCTGCCATGGGGTCTCTACCACGATAGACCCATGCTGGGACATCAGTTTGGACTTGCCTGGTTCTTGCACCTCCTTCTGGCCTATGAGCCCAGGGAGGGAGAGCAATGTGAATGGGGAAAGCCACATACCAGGAACCACTACTCTCACAGACTGCTTGCGAAGGTTTACAAGGCCAGAGCACCTAGGGAGCAGTGCCAAAATCAAATGCGGTAGTTGCCAAAGCTACCAGGAATCTACCAAACAGCTCACAATGAATAAATTACCTGTTGTTGCCTGTTTTCATTTCAAACGGTTTGAACACTCGGCCAAACAGAGGCGCAAGATCACTACATACATATCCTTTCCTCTGGAGCTGGATATGACACCATTTATGGCCTCAAGTAAAGAAAGCAGGATGAATGGACAGTTGCAGCTGCCAACCAGTAGTGGAAACGACGAGAATAAGTATTCCTTGTTTGCCGTGGTTAATCACCAAGGAACCTTGGAGAGTGGCCACTACACCAGCTTCATCCGGCACCACAAGGACCAGTGGTTCAAGTGTGATGATGCCGTCATCACCAAGGCCAGTATTAAGGACGTTCTGGACAGTGAAGGGTATTTACTGTTCTATCACAAACAGGTCCTGGAACATGAatcagaaaaagtgaaagaaatgaatacacaagCCTACTGA